In one bacterium genomic region, the following are encoded:
- a CDS encoding peptidoglycan-binding protein, whose product MPAKASTPKKTLTKSTKSKSKSRIAGLSALNKKRKFNWKIAIVIVAVLAVALGYLFVRLSQAGADYSWQTGQMGFRGSYVGTRDTLSNGRDVIQSQYKEGYTTGSQVYLYINSKVDHNARYCFNGVTKYASVDKWEIRAVYINDESSMHSLRQDVLYSRAAAVINGENVEKYSTGNNGFTICANIPAPANNAQRNTPRYITFYAHTDFSIKAGNRDKAFYISSANRSYVAVSSGPSDASLDTPPAPPAQAPTQPNASLSTPAPAPAPPAPAPNTPDCANMNNGIGNQNFCVSMIQLKLKQLGYTIDVDGIYGQKTADNVKLFQQRTGLPQDGITGPRTWARLVQANNCSDPAAKQGCTL is encoded by the coding sequence ATGCCTGCTAAAGCATCAACTCCTAAAAAGACATTAACTAAATCTACCAAATCTAAATCAAAGAGTCGGATAGCTGGCCTTAGTGCTCTAAACAAAAAACGTAAGTTTAATTGGAAGATAGCCATAGTCATTGTAGCCGTATTAGCTGTAGCTCTAGGCTATTTGTTTGTGCGGTTGAGTCAGGCGGGGGCTGATTATTCGTGGCAGACCGGACAAATGGGGTTTAGAGGGTCTTACGTAGGTACTCGCGACACATTATCTAATGGGAGAGATGTTATACAGTCACAATATAAAGAAGGATATACTACAGGCTCTCAGGTATATCTTTATATAAACTCGAAAGTAGATCATAATGCACGATACTGCTTTAATGGAGTGACAAAATACGCCAGTGTTGACAAATGGGAAATCAGAGCGGTTTATATCAATGATGAGTCGTCAATGCATAGCTTAAGACAAGACGTACTATATAGTAGGGCGGCGGCTGTTATTAATGGTGAAAATGTTGAAAAATATAGCACAGGTAATAATGGATTCACAATTTGTGCTAATATTCCAGCACCCGCAAACAATGCACAAAGGAATACACCTAGATATATAACTTTTTATGCTCATACAGATTTTTCTATAAAGGCTGGCAACAGAGATAAGGCCTTCTATATTTCGTCGGCAAATCGTTCATACGTCGCGGTTAGTTCTGGCCCTAGTGATGCTAGCTTAGATACCCCGCCCGCCCCTCCCGCCCAAGCCCCCACCCAACCCAATGCCAGCCTCAGTACTCCAGCCCCCGCTCCTGCCCCTCCAGCCCCCGCTCCTAACACACCAGACTGCGCCAATATGAACAATGGTATTGGTAATCAAAACTTCTGTGTCTCGATGATTCAACTAAAACTTAAACAGTTAGGCTATACCATAGATGTAGATGGTATCTATGGTCAAAAAACTGCTGATAATGTAAAGCTATTCCAGCAAAGAACAGGTCTACCACAAGATGGTATAACTGGTCCCAGAACTTGGGCTCGCCTAGTCCAGGCCAATAACTGTTCTGATCCAGCTGCTAAACAAGGTTGTACACTCTAG
- a CDS encoding glutaredoxin family protein produces MVDSTAKDKIIVYTTPTCVFCKHVKAYLDEKGIAFEEVNVMADPAKAQEMIDKSQQMGVPVTDISGEIIIGFDKPKLDAALSAR; encoded by the coding sequence ATGGTTGACTCAACAGCAAAAGATAAAATAATTGTCTATACTACACCGACATGTGTATTCTGTAAGCACGTAAAAGCCTACTTAGATGAGAAGGGTATTGCTTTTGAAGAAGTCAATGTGATGGCTGATCCGGCAAAGGCACAGGAGATGATCGATAAGTCTCAGCAAATGGGTGTGCCAGTAACGGACATCAGCGGGGAGATTATTATTGGGTTTGATAAACCCAAGCTAGATGCGGCTTTATCGGCGCGCTAG
- a CDS encoding FAD-dependent oxidoreductase, whose product MGGIATSSDAVATNLAQTHSPSSDRSSDSLYDVAIVGGGPAGMTAAIYCARKKLKVIMLTKDLGGQAAWSSDIENYLGFSMVTGADLTKHFQDHVQEFSDEITLKFVTQGVTNIEKVVGSFSLKLGDGSEYSSRSVILAPGKIPRKLGIAGEAEFLNKGVTYCAWCDGPLFRGKSVAIIGGGNSALDAAISVQKLAREITIINITPELSADEVMIEKAIAAPNIRVLNNTQVLTISGDKFVRQISLRDSVSGLDKELAVEGVFIEIGSIPATGSVKGVVDLNEEGEIIIDRKNMTSQTGIFAAGDATNVEEKQIIIAAGEGAKAAITCSKWLSAQP is encoded by the coding sequence ATGGGCGGAATAGCAACTTCATCTGACGCTGTAGCGACTAATTTAGCTCAAACTCATTCGCCATCTAGTGATCGGTCGAGTGATAGTTTATATGATGTGGCGATAGTTGGCGGCGGTCCGGCTGGTATGACGGCAGCAATTTACTGCGCACGTAAAAAACTTAAGGTTATTATGTTAACTAAAGATTTGGGTGGACAGGCAGCTTGGAGTTCGGATATTGAAAATTATTTAGGATTTTCTATGGTTACTGGCGCCGATCTAACTAAGCATTTTCAGGATCATGTACAAGAATTCTCTGATGAGATTACATTAAAATTTGTCACTCAGGGCGTTACAAATATTGAAAAGGTAGTCGGTAGTTTTTCCTTAAAACTAGGCGATGGTAGTGAATATTCGTCTCGGTCAGTTATTTTAGCTCCCGGGAAAATTCCACGTAAACTTGGTATTGCCGGCGAAGCTGAGTTCTTAAATAAGGGTGTAACATATTGTGCCTGGTGTGACGGCCCGCTGTTTCGAGGTAAATCGGTAGCAATCATTGGCGGTGGAAATTCTGCATTAGATGCCGCCATCTCGGTTCAAAAACTAGCACGAGAAATTACCATTATCAATATTACCCCCGAGCTTTCTGCCGATGAAGTGATGATTGAAAAAGCTATTGCCGCACCAAATATTCGAGTACTCAATAACACCCAAGTACTTACTATTTCGGGCGATAAATTTGTGCGTCAAATTAGTCTGCGTGATTCTGTATCTGGGCTAGATAAAGAGCTGGCGGTGGAAGGGGTGTTTATTGAGATTGGCTCAATTCCTGCAACTGGCAGCGTGAAGGGTGTGGTTGATTTAAATGAAGAAGGTGAGATTATTATTGATCGCAAGAATATGACTTCTCAAACAGGTATCTTTGCGGCCGGTGATGCCACTAATGTTGAAGAAAAGCAAATTATAATTGCGGCTGGTGAAGGCGCAAAAGCAGCGATTACTTGCTCTAAGTGGCTATCGGCTCAGCCGTAA